The nucleotide window CCAGGACGAACTCCGAACCACGGAGATCGGCCTCGCGTCCCACCGGTTCCAGGTCCTCCACGCCGAGCGGGATCAGATCGCCGAACAACTCGCGGAGGTGCGCCAGAGCCTGGCGGGCCTGCAGGAAGAACTGACCAGCCAAGAAGCTGCCCGCGACGAGGCCCAGGCCGAGGACCGAATCGCAAAGGAAGAGATCGAGGTCGGCTTCTCCCGTGTTGCCCAGAGCAGCGCCGTCGTGGTCCGGGCCCGAGAGCGCCAGGCCGCGACCCGGGACGTCGTCGCCGGGCTGGACGAGCGCATCGAGCGCACGGCCGAAGAGTCCCGCACGATCCAAGGCCGCGACGCCGAACTCGCCGAGCAGGTTCGGAACGCCGAGGAGGTCCGGGTCCGGGCCGCCGGCGTCGTTCGCCGGGCCGAGGTGGCTCTGCAGGAGGGCGAGGAATCCCTGCGGGTCGCTCAGCCGGAGCGCGAAGGGCGCCGACAGGAGCACGCCGATACGCTGGCGCAGCTCAACGAAAACCGCGGCAAGGCCGCGGCCGCTTCAGCTCGCCGGGCCGAGGGCGGGACCCGCATGGAGGAACTCCGCGGTGACCGCACGCGTCTCGAGGAGCGCGCGGGCGAACGCCGTCGCGACGTTGAGAACGCCGGTGTCGAGCTCGAAGAAGCTCGCGGGGCGCAGCATGCGGCTCGCGAACTGCACGATCGCCTCGAAGGCAGCCGACGTCGCGCAACCGCGGAGCTGCGTGGCCGCGAAGAGTCGGTTCGAAGTCTGGAAGAGCAGCAGGCGGGCCTGCGCGAGGGCATCGTCCACGTGCGTGGCCGAGTCGAGGGACTGCAGGAGCTGGAGCAGGCCTACGCGGGCTACGCCGAGGGCATCGGGACCGTCATGGCGATGGAGACCCCGCCGCGGGCGCTCCTCGTAGAGGTCCTCGAGATCCCCGAAAACCTCGAGCCCGCGGCCGCTGCCGCGCTCGGTGAGGTCCTCCAGGGGGCGGTTGTGGGCCGGCCTCTCGACGGAGCTCAGATCGCGGACCACCTGCGGACGTCCGGTGATGGCCGCGTGTCGCTGGTTCCGATCGAGGGACGAATCGAGGCCGATGGATCGGCGCCTCTGCCGTGGGGAACCGTACGACTCGCACCGCGCATCGGCGCGAAGCCCGGGTACGAGCGGCTGCGGGACGCGCTGTTCGGAAACGTCATCCTGGCCGACGACCTGGCCACGGCCGTCAACGCATGGAACACGCACGGCAACGGGTACCTCTGGGTCACCCGAGCTGGCGACGTGGTACACCCGAACGGGGTCGTGACCGGCGGCCAGGCCCCGGCCTCGGCCGACATCCTCGAGAGGCGACGCGCACTCAGCGAACTGGGCGAGAAGCTCGCCACCGACGAGCGGGACCTCGTGGTCGTCGAGACCCGGCTCGAAGCCGTCCGAAGCGAGTGCGCCCAGCTCGGTGACGAGCTTCGCCGCCTCGACTCGGATGCGCACGAAGCCACGCTGGCGCTGGTCGCGTCCGAGCACCGGCGCGACGCTGCAGAGCGCGAGCAGTCGGCTTCGAGGGCCCGTTCCACGGAAGCCCAGCAGGAATTCGACGTTGCGCTGGAGGCGATCGCCCGCGCCGAAGTTCTCGCGCGCGAGGCACAAGAGGCGGAAGCGGAGGCTGTTGCGGCCATTGCCGAGTGGGAAGAGCGCCTCGAGAGCGCGGTCACGTCGCTGGCCGAGCAGCAGCGTGTGGTCGAGGAGTGTGAGCGCCACCGGGACGCGTTCCGCCGGTCGCTCGGGGAGTCGCGAGAAGCGATGACCCACGCCGTCTCCGAGCATGCGCAACGCGAACACGAGCACTCGGTGGTCATGGCCCGTGTGAAGACGCTCGTGGAGGACGTCGATCGACTGCAGTCGGAGCGGGCCTCCGCGACGGCCGGCCTGGAGCTTCTCGCGCGAGAGCTCGAGGAAGCACGCGTCGCCCTGGCGGAGCGTGAGGCGGGGGTCGAGGCCGTTCGCACCAAGGCCCGGCACGTTCAGGACAGGCTCGGGGAGTGCGAACAGCGCCTCTCGGTCGCTCGCCGCGGCTACGACTCGGCCCGCGACGAATCCTCCGCGCTGGAGACCCGGTCGGCGTCGCTCGAAGCTCAGGTCGATGCGCTCGCGGTCCAGACCCGAGAGCACCACGGGGTCGAAGTCAACGAGGCCGAGCACCCCGCGGAATTCGAAGAGGAATCGGCCCTGGCCCGCATCGCGAACCTAAGGGATCGGCTCGGGCGTCTAGGCGACGTGAACCTTGCCGCCATCGCGGACGCCAAGGAACTGGAAGACAGGCATGCGTTCCTGCTGACTCAGCGGAGCGACCTCGAGTCGTCGATGGAGAATCTCGAGCAGACGATCGGCGAGCTCAGCCGTACGACCCGCAAGCGTTTCAAGGAGACGTTCGAGCAGGCCAACGAGAAGTTCCGCGAAGTGTTCGTTGAGCTCTTCAAGGGCGGCGAAGCCTCCCTCGAGCTGACCAATCCGTCGAACATGATGGAGACCGGCGTCGACCTCGTGGTGCAGCCCCCCGGGAAACGCCTGGGAAGCCTGGCGGTCCTGTCCGGCGGCGAGCGCGCGCTCACGGCTGTGAGCCTGATCATGGCGCTTTTCTCGCTGCGTGCGACTCCGTTCTGCGTTCTCGATGAGGTCGATGCGCCGCTCGACGATGCGAACGTCACGCGATACAACGCGATGCTTCGTCGGATGAGCGCCCGCACCCAGTTCATCGTCATCACGCACAAACAGCGGACGATGGAGTCCGCGGACGCTCTGTACGGGGTCACCATGGCGGAGGCGGGCGTTTCGCAGATCGTTTCGGTCCGAATGGGCTCGACCGACGACGAGAGCCAGGTGCTCGCGGCCTCGGCCTGAGCGACGCTGGATCGATGCCGGAGTGGACCAACCCGGCGATGGTCGGCTGGGCTTCGGCCTGGGGCATCGCGCTCCTGGTCGTGCTGTTCGGCCTTCTGCGCGACCGCCTTCGGGCGCGGGCCGACGTCGAAGCCGCGGCGGAGCCGCCGGGGTCGGCACCCGAGAGGGAGGTCGAGCGATCGGCAGGCGATCGTTTCCGGCTTGGGCTGAGCAAGAGCAGCGACGCGCTCGCGCGCCGGATCCGGGGCGCACTCGGACAGGACGCGGACCTCGACGCCCTCCTCGAAGGGCTGGAGCAGGGCCTGATCGAGAGCGACGTCGGTGTGCGGACCACCCAGACGCTACTCGAGGCCGTGCGGGGGCTCCCCGCGGCCGACCGGACCGAAGCCGGCGTTCGCGCGGCGCTGCGGCGTGAGGTGGGTTCCCTCTTGGCCCAGGAGCCCGGTGGGGGTGAGCCGACGGGTGAGGCTCCCTGGGTCTGCCTGGTCGTGGGCGTGAACGGGGTCGGGAAGACCACGACGATCGGCAAGCTCGCCACCCGCCACCGCGAGGCGGGACGCTCGGTCCTACTCATCGCCGGTGACACGTTTCGCGCCGCGGCGATCGAGCAGCTCGAGGTCTGGGCCGGTCGAAGCGGAGCAGAGATCGTCCGGCAGGAAACGGGCGCAGACCCGTCGTCCGTCGTGTTCGACGGCGTGGCGGCCGCGGTCGCTCGCAAGACGGACGTCGTGCTCATCGACACCGCGGGTCGGCTGCACACCAAGGTGAACCTGATGGAGGAGCTGAAAAAGGTGCGGCGGATCGTCGAACGCCAGTGCCCCGGGGCTCCGCACGAGGTGCTTCTCGTCTTGGATGCGACGACGGGGCAGAACGCGATCTCGCAGGCCCGGTCGTTCACCGAGGCGGTCGGCGTCTCGGGCGTCGCTTTGAGCAAGTTGGATGGCTCGGCCCGCGGCGGAATGGCGGTCGCGATCCGACACGAACTCGGCCTTCCGGTGCGCTACGTCGGCCTCGGCGAGACGGCGGCAGACCTCCAGCCTTTCGACGCGGGAGCCTTCGTGGACGGGCTGCTTCCCGACGTCGAGTGATCCCAGCCGTGGGCCGGTGGATCGCTTGACACCTGGCCGAGATGGTCCCTAGGGTCCGAACGGGTTCGTCCGCCCCGCGCTCCAGGCTGTTTCGTCCCGGAGCTGACACCGGGGCGGTAGATTGACGAGTTCTACGATGTCCGAAATATATTGGAGAAGGACGAGTGAGCAACTTGCAGACGGGGCTGGCCGGCTTCGTCGTCGGGACGGTCATCTGGGCGCTGTTGTATTTGATGCAGCGATCCGGGATTACGAAGCGGGCACAAGACGCCGACGCAGCTGGCGAGAAGGTACTGGACGAAGCCCGAAATAGGGCGGAATCGATCACGAAAGAGGCCGAGGTACAGGGGAAAGAGGAGGCGCTAAAGGCTCGATCGAAAGTCGAGCGAGAGACCCGCGACCAGCGACGGGAACTCTCTGAGTTGGAGAAGCGCCTCACCGGGTTGGAAGTCGACCTCGAAAAGAAGAAGGCCAGGGTCGATTCCCGGGGCAAGGAACTCGACCGCCGCGACAACACCCTTCGGGATCAGCAGAAGGTGGCTGACACGACGAAGGCCGAGCTCGACGAGAGCCTAAACGCAGCCCGCGCGGCACTCGAGAGCGCCGCAGGCATGACTCGCGACGAGGCGAAGCGCGGCCTGGTCGACGAGATGGCATCCGAAGCCCGCCTCGAAGCCGGCCGTCGGGTCCGGCAGATCGAGGAAGAGGCGAAGGAGGACGCCGAGCGTCGCGCGAAGAAGGTCGTCGCCGTCGCGATCGAACGCCTGGCCGGCGAGTGGGTCGCCGAGCGCACCATCTCGATCGTCCACCTCCCGAGCGACGACATGAAGGGCCGGCTGATCGGCCGCGAGGGGCGGAACATCCGAGCGATCGAGGCCGCCACGGGCGTCGATCTGATCATCGACGACACACCCGAAACCGTAGTGATTTCCTGCCACAACCCGGTCCGCCGGGAGATCGCCAAGATCGCCGTTGACAAGCTCATCGCCGACGGGCGGATCCACCCGGGCCGTATCGAAGACGTGGTGCGGAAGTCCGAGAAGGACGTCGAAGAGACCGTCCGCGAAGCCGGTCAGAAGGCCCTTTTCGAGGTCGGTGTCCACGGCGTTCATCAGGAGATCGTGAAGCTCCTCGGGATGCTTCGATACCGCTACAGCTACGGGCAGAACGTCTTGGCGCACTCGATCGAAGCGGCGTTCATCTGTGGCGTCATGGCGAGCGAACTGGGCTTGAACGCCAAGCAGGCGCGTCGCGCGGCGCTGTTGCACGACATCGGCAAAGCGCTCACCCACGAGGTCGAGGGCTCGCACGCGCTGATTGGTGCGGACATCGCTCGGAAGTACGGGGAGTCCGCGAAGATCTGCAACGCGATTGCCGCACACCACGAAGAGGTGAAGGCGGAGACGATGCTCGCGCCCCTGGTGGACGCCTCCGACGCTCTCTCTGGAGCCCGCCCGGGTGCCCGGCGCGAGGTCTTGGAGTCTTACGTCCAGCGCTTGGAGGACCTCGAGAAGATCTCGAACTCCTTCAAGGGCGTCGAGAAGTCCTTCGCCGTCCAGGCCGGACGCGAGATCCGGATCTTCGTGGATCCGGGGAAGGTGAACGACGACGAGTCGGCGCTGCTCGCGCGTGAAGTCGCGCGGCGGGTAGAGAGCGAGATGACGTACCCCGGGCAGATCCGGGTCACCGTGATTCGGGAGACCCGCGCGAGCCATCTTGCGCACTAGAATCCTCCAGGGGGCAACATGAAGATCCTTTTCCTGGGGGATGTCGTCGGGCGTGGAGCCCGGCGCTTGCTGCGAAGCGAGCTGCGACGGCTCCGGGCCGAGAACGAGGTCGACTTCGTCATCGCCAACGGTGAGAACGCCGCCGGCGGGCGGGGAATCGACCCGGATTCTCTCGAGGAGATGCTGGACTCTGGCGTTGATGTACTCACGTCGGGGAACCACATCTGGCAGCATCGCAGCATTCTCCCGTACCTCGACCGAGAGGAGCGACTCCTGCGGCCGCAGAACTTCGCGCAGGGGAGTCCCGGGCACGGTTTCGCCGTAGTCGAAGCAAAGAACGGCGTGAAGGTGGGTGTTCTGAACCTGATCGGCCGGGTCTTCATGGACAACTACGATTGTCCGTTCCGCGCGGCGGATGAGGTGCTGGCCGGCCCGGGAGCGGAAGCTCAGGTCGTGATCGTCGACATGCACGCCGAGGCGACGTCGGAGAAGGTCGGGATGGGGTGGTACCTCGACGGGCGGGTCGCGGCCGTCGTGGGAACGCACACGCACGTCCAGACCGCCGACGAGCGCGTTCTGCCGGGCGGCACGGCCCACCTGACCGATGCGGGCATGTGCGGGCCGACGGATTCCGTGATCGGCATGCGGCGCAAAGAGGTGATCGAGCGGTTCTTGAACCAGCGCCCGGCACGTTTCGAGGTGGCGAAAGGGCCCGTCGTCCTGCAAGGAGCCTTCATCGACGTCGACCCGGAAACGGGCAACGCACAAGCGATTCGGCGTCTGCGTGAGGTGCACCAGCCATGAGCAACATTGCCGAGCAGATGGAGGTCATCCGCCAAGGCGCGGTCGATCTCCTGCCCGAAGGCGAGTTCGAGAAGAAGCTCGCGCGGGCGGAAAAAGAGGGGAGGCCGCTCCGAGTGAAGCTGGGCGCCGACCCCACGGCCCCGGACCTACACCTCGGCCACGTCGTGGTGCTGCGGAAGCTCGCCCAGTTCCAGGAGCTCGGCCATCAGGTCATCTTTTTGATCGGGGACTTTACCGGCCGGATCGGCGATCCGACCGGCCGCTCCGAGACCCGCAAGGCGCTCACGCGGGAGCAGGTGGCGGCGAATGCTGAGACCTACCGTGAGCAGATCTTCAAGATCCTCGATCCGGACAAGACCTCCGTCCGCTTCAACTCCGAGTGGATGGAGAAGATGAACGGGGCGGACATGGTGAAGCTCTGCGCCCAGT belongs to Candidatus Binatia bacterium and includes:
- the smc gene encoding chromosome segregation protein SMC, with the protein product MRIRQIDLVGFKSFREPTKVTLLPGLNAVVGPNGCGKSNISDAIRWVMGEQSVKNLRAKDMEDVIFGGNATSDPLNMAEVTLTFDQADEASLGTEGLEDGLAAQIAKLAEFSVTRKIFRSGESQYLINGSVARLRDITELFMGSGVGPKAYAMIEQGRVGQIVQAKPEELRMFIEEAAGTTRFRARKIASERKLARTRENLSRVNDVMREIDRQLGALRRQAKRAEEYRLAQDELRTTEIGLASHRFQVLHAERDQIAEQLAEVRQSLAGLQEELTSQEAARDEAQAEDRIAKEEIEVGFSRVAQSSAVVVRARERQAATRDVVAGLDERIERTAEESRTIQGRDAELAEQVRNAEEVRVRAAGVVRRAEVALQEGEESLRVAQPEREGRRQEHADTLAQLNENRGKAAAASARRAEGGTRMEELRGDRTRLEERAGERRRDVENAGVELEEARGAQHAARELHDRLEGSRRRATAELRGREESVRSLEEQQAGLREGIVHVRGRVEGLQELEQAYAGYAEGIGTVMAMETPPRALLVEVLEIPENLEPAAAAALGEVLQGAVVGRPLDGAQIADHLRTSGDGRVSLVPIEGRIEADGSAPLPWGTVRLAPRIGAKPGYERLRDALFGNVILADDLATAVNAWNTHGNGYLWVTRAGDVVHPNGVVTGGQAPASADILERRRALSELGEKLATDERDLVVVETRLEAVRSECAQLGDELRRLDSDAHEATLALVASEHRRDAAEREQSASRARSTEAQQEFDVALEAIARAEVLAREAQEAEAEAVAAIAEWEERLESAVTSLAEQQRVVEECERHRDAFRRSLGESREAMTHAVSEHAQREHEHSVVMARVKTLVEDVDRLQSERASATAGLELLARELEEARVALAEREAGVEAVRTKARHVQDRLGECEQRLSVARRGYDSARDESSALETRSASLEAQVDALAVQTREHHGVEVNEAEHPAEFEEESALARIANLRDRLGRLGDVNLAAIADAKELEDRHAFLLTQRSDLESSMENLEQTIGELSRTTRKRFKETFEQANEKFREVFVELFKGGEASLELTNPSNMMETGVDLVVQPPGKRLGSLAVLSGGERALTAVSLIMALFSLRATPFCVLDEVDAPLDDANVTRYNAMLRRMSARTQFIVITHKQRTMESADALYGVTMAEAGVSQIVSVRMGSTDDESQVLAASA
- the ftsY gene encoding signal recognition particle-docking protein FtsY — protein: MPEWTNPAMVGWASAWGIALLVVLFGLLRDRLRARADVEAAAEPPGSAPEREVERSAGDRFRLGLSKSSDALARRIRGALGQDADLDALLEGLEQGLIESDVGVRTTQTLLEAVRGLPAADRTEAGVRAALRREVGSLLAQEPGGGEPTGEAPWVCLVVGVNGVGKTTTIGKLATRHREAGRSVLLIAGDTFRAAAIEQLEVWAGRSGAEIVRQETGADPSSVVFDGVAAAVARKTDVVLIDTAGRLHTKVNLMEELKKVRRIVERQCPGAPHEVLLVLDATTGQNAISQARSFTEAVGVSGVALSKLDGSARGGMAVAIRHELGLPVRYVGLGETAADLQPFDAGAFVDGLLPDVE
- the rny gene encoding ribonuclease Y, translating into MSNLQTGLAGFVVGTVIWALLYLMQRSGITKRAQDADAAGEKVLDEARNRAESITKEAEVQGKEEALKARSKVERETRDQRRELSELEKRLTGLEVDLEKKKARVDSRGKELDRRDNTLRDQQKVADTTKAELDESLNAARAALESAAGMTRDEAKRGLVDEMASEARLEAGRRVRQIEEEAKEDAERRAKKVVAVAIERLAGEWVAERTISIVHLPSDDMKGRLIGREGRNIRAIEAATGVDLIIDDTPETVVISCHNPVRREIAKIAVDKLIADGRIHPGRIEDVVRKSEKDVEETVREAGQKALFEVGVHGVHQEIVKLLGMLRYRYSYGQNVLAHSIEAAFICGVMASELGLNAKQARRAALLHDIGKALTHEVEGSHALIGADIARKYGESAKICNAIAAHHEEVKAETMLAPLVDASDALSGARPGARREVLESYVQRLEDLEKISNSFKGVEKSFAVQAGREIRIFVDPGKVNDDESALLAREVARRVESEMTYPGQIRVTVIRETRASHLAH
- a CDS encoding TIGR00282 family metallophosphoesterase; amino-acid sequence: MKILFLGDVVGRGARRLLRSELRRLRAENEVDFVIANGENAAGGRGIDPDSLEEMLDSGVDVLTSGNHIWQHRSILPYLDREERLLRPQNFAQGSPGHGFAVVEAKNGVKVGVLNLIGRVFMDNYDCPFRAADEVLAGPGAEAQVVIVDMHAEATSEKVGMGWYLDGRVAAVVGTHTHVQTADERVLPGGTAHLTDAGMCGPTDSVIGMRRKEVIERFLNQRPARFEVAKGPVVLQGAFIDVDPETGNAQAIRRLREVHQP